Proteins encoded together in one Gemmatimonadetes bacterium T265 window:
- the mutSB gene encoding endonuclease MutS2 produces MNSHALTVLEYPRVLAVVADRATSTLGAARLRAFTPSADIPWLDGEHRRVAAVRALVTSEGGWSPEPTPDLTEPLARLRIVGTVWSGQELVQGATLLRSARRTRDALADPKRPVIVAAVLAPLGDRLPSASRMEQQIAHAVADDGTVRDEASPVLRSVRRELRGAQGELIALLERAIGRLEPHQQVPDGSVTVRNGRYVIPVRAAARGAVGGIVQDVSSTGATLFVEPPAAVEFGNRIRELEAREAGEVQRILAELTDELRPRREAMLDALDVLVALDTLYARARFATEFACAPCDLVPAGEGFGIVNGRHPLLLAQGAPVVPFDLAMDAAEHTLLVSGPNTGGKTVLLKALALISLLVQSGIPAPVGDASRVAVFDDFFADVGDEQSLQASLSTFSAHLKNLTEIVAAATHASLVLIDELGSGTDPVEGAALGASVLEELTGRGTTTIATTHLGALKELATDVRGVVNASLQFDAVALAPTYRLLKGVPGRSYGLSIARRLNMPDAIVERAVERIPKGERDVDALLADLEVREKALEDREKLAEELVDSGRARAQRLAEREKAVRDRERTVEREARADARRHLLDARKQVDRLLGDLKTAAAELAGVTRAELDERARAARRRAEELAAGQQEHLERLDREERNVARRDGQHARGNGARTAPPSAGDTVVVETLGGKLGRLVEVRGKEAVVSVGALKLTVPIVAVTKTSQAIPKPEVVVPAVGSFPEVRASSEVDLRGIRADEVDDALLPAIDAAVHADLRHLRIIHGKGTGALRERVTELLRKDTRARSFRMGLWNEGGSGVTVVDLE; encoded by the coding sequence ATGAATTCGCACGCCCTAACCGTTCTCGAGTACCCGCGCGTCCTCGCCGTCGTCGCGGACCGGGCGACCTCCACGCTCGGGGCCGCCCGGCTCCGCGCTTTCACCCCGTCCGCCGACATCCCGTGGCTCGATGGGGAGCACCGCCGGGTCGCCGCGGTCCGCGCGCTCGTGACGAGCGAGGGCGGCTGGTCGCCCGAGCCCACCCCGGACCTGACCGAGCCGCTCGCGCGCCTCCGCATCGTCGGCACGGTGTGGAGCGGCCAGGAGCTGGTGCAGGGCGCGACGCTGCTCCGCTCGGCGCGGCGGACGCGCGACGCGCTCGCCGACCCCAAGCGCCCGGTGATCGTCGCCGCCGTGCTCGCGCCGCTCGGCGACCGGCTGCCGAGTGCCTCGCGCATGGAACAGCAGATCGCGCACGCGGTCGCCGACGACGGGACCGTGCGCGACGAGGCCAGTCCGGTGCTCCGGAGCGTGCGGCGCGAGCTGCGCGGCGCGCAGGGCGAGCTGATCGCGCTGCTCGAACGCGCGATCGGCCGCCTCGAGCCGCACCAGCAGGTGCCGGACGGGTCGGTGACGGTGCGCAACGGGCGCTACGTCATCCCGGTCCGTGCGGCCGCGCGCGGCGCGGTCGGCGGCATCGTCCAGGACGTCTCGAGCACCGGCGCGACGCTCTTCGTCGAGCCGCCGGCGGCCGTCGAGTTCGGCAACCGGATCCGCGAGCTGGAGGCGCGCGAGGCCGGCGAGGTGCAGCGGATCCTCGCCGAGCTGACGGACGAGTTGCGCCCGAGGCGCGAGGCGATGCTCGACGCGTTAGACGTGCTGGTCGCGCTCGACACGCTCTACGCGCGTGCGCGCTTCGCGACCGAGTTCGCTTGTGCGCCGTGCGACCTCGTGCCGGCCGGCGAGGGCTTCGGAATCGTCAACGGACGGCACCCGCTCCTGCTCGCGCAGGGCGCGCCCGTCGTCCCGTTCGACCTCGCGATGGACGCGGCCGAGCACACGCTGCTCGTGTCGGGGCCGAACACCGGCGGCAAGACGGTGCTGCTCAAGGCCCTCGCGCTCATCTCGCTGCTCGTGCAGAGCGGGATCCCGGCGCCGGTCGGCGACGCGAGCCGGGTGGCCGTGTTCGACGACTTCTTCGCGGACGTCGGCGACGAGCAGAGCCTGCAGGCGTCACTCTCGACCTTCTCGGCGCATCTCAAGAACCTCACCGAGATCGTCGCCGCCGCGACGCACGCGTCGCTGGTGCTCATCGACGAGCTCGGGTCGGGCACCGACCCGGTCGAGGGGGCGGCGTTAGGCGCGTCGGTGCTCGAGGAGCTCACGGGCCGCGGCACGACGACGATCGCGACGACGCACCTCGGCGCGCTGAAGGAGCTCGCGACCGACGTGCGCGGCGTCGTGAATGCGTCGCTCCAGTTCGACGCAGTCGCTCTGGCGCCGACCTACCGGCTGCTGAAGGGCGTGCCGGGGCGCTCGTACGGCCTCTCGATCGCCCGCCGCCTCAACATGCCCGACGCAATCGTCGAGCGCGCGGTCGAGCGGATCCCCAAGGGGGAGCGCGACGTCGACGCGTTGCTCGCCGACCTGGAAGTGCGCGAGAAAGCGCTTGAGGACCGCGAGAAGCTCGCGGAGGAGCTCGTGGACAGCGGGCGCGCGCGCGCGCAGCGGCTCGCCGAGCGCGAGAAGGCCGTCCGCGACCGCGAGCGTACCGTCGAGCGCGAGGCGCGGGCCGACGCGCGGCGCCACCTCCTCGACGCCCGCAAGCAGGTCGACCGACTCCTGGGCGACCTGAAGACCGCCGCCGCGGAGCTCGCGGGCGTCACGCGGGCCGAGCTGGACGAGCGCGCGCGGGCGGCGCGGCGCCGCGCCGAGGAGCTCGCGGCCGGGCAGCAGGAGCACCTGGAACGGCTCGACCGCGAGGAGCGTAACGTCGCGCGCCGCGACGGCCAGCACGCGCGCGGGAACGGCGCGCGCACCGCGCCGCCGTCGGCGGGGGACACGGTCGTCGTCGAGACGTTGGGCGGGAAGCTCGGGCGGCTCGTCGAGGTGCGCGGCAAGGAAGCCGTCGTGTCCGTCGGCGCATTGAAGCTGACCGTCCCGATCGTCGCCGTGACGAAGACGTCGCAGGCGATCCCGAAGCCCGAGGTCGTCGTGCCCGCGGTCGGGTCCTTCCCGGAGGTGCGCGCGTCGAGCGAGGTGGACCTGCGCGGCATCCGCGCCGACGAGGTCGACGACGCGCTGCTGCCGGCGATCGACGCCGCGGTGCACGCGGACCTGCGCCACCTCCGCATCATCCACGGCAAGGGCACCGGCGCACTGCGCGAGCGCGTGACCGAATTGCTGCGCAAGGACACGCGCGCGCGCTCGTTCCGCATGGGGCTCTGGAACGAGGGCGGCTCGGGGGTGACCGTCGTGGACCTCGAGTGA
- the coaD gene encoding phosphopantetheine adenylyltransferase — protein MTERRPPRTAVFAGSFDPVTRGHVDLVRRAAALFDHVVVAVAVNSGKQPLFSLEERAELVRGALAAEGIAADVAGLDGLLVAFARGVGATFLVRGVRSVADFEYEQQMARMNRHIAPAIDTVFLAPAPELAWVSSTLVREVARLGERVDALVTPNVADALRAKFGGPDPA, from the coding sequence GTGACGGAACGCCGGCCGCCGCGCACGGCCGTGTTCGCCGGCAGCTTCGACCCGGTCACGCGCGGCCATGTCGACCTCGTCCGCCGCGCGGCCGCGCTCTTCGACCACGTCGTCGTCGCGGTGGCCGTGAATTCGGGGAAGCAGCCGCTCTTTTCGCTCGAGGAGCGCGCCGAGCTCGTGCGCGGCGCGCTGGCGGCCGAAGGCATCGCGGCGGACGTTGCGGGACTCGACGGGTTGCTCGTCGCGTTCGCGCGCGGCGTCGGCGCGACGTTCCTCGTGCGGGGCGTCCGAAGCGTCGCGGACTTCGAGTACGAGCAGCAGATGGCGCGCATGAACCGGCACATTGCGCCGGCGATCGACACCGTCTTCCTCGCCCCCGCCCCCGAGCTCGCGTGGGTGAGCTCGACGCTGGTGCGCGAGGTCGCGCGGCTCGGCGAGCGCGTCGACGCGCTCGTCACGCCTAACGTGGCGGACGCGCTGCGCGCGAAGTTCGGCGGGCCGGACCCCGCGTGA
- a CDS encoding anti-sigma factor antagonist, with protein MSFTMQRERDVLVVDVDGQLIVGNRQEMKQKVLDALEGGERKFLIDFEKTGYIDSSGLGVLVSLSKKIREQGGELRLANLNEDLKTLFELTKLDTLFQIADSRERALESL; from the coding sequence ATGAGTTTCACCATGCAGCGCGAGCGCGACGTGCTCGTCGTGGACGTCGACGGCCAGCTCATCGTCGGCAACCGTCAGGAGATGAAGCAGAAGGTGCTCGACGCGCTCGAGGGCGGCGAGCGCAAGTTCCTCATCGACTTCGAAAAAACGGGCTACATCGACAGCTCCGGGCTCGGCGTGCTCGTCTCGCTCAGCAAGAAAATCCGCGAGCAGGGCGGCGAGCTGCGTCTGGCGAACCTCAACGAGGACCTGAAGACGCTGTTCGAGCTCACGAAGCTCGACACGCTCTTCCAGATCGCCGACTCGCGCGAGCGCGCGCTCGAGAGCCTCTAG
- a CDS encoding methyltransferase, with protein sequence MRIVAGRWRGRPIDAPRDARVRPTSDKVREAWLSIVAADVAGAAAVDLFAGSGALGIEALSRGAASCDFVELNAASLRALGANLERVAAGGAARVRRGDALRFVEALPAYAYDLAFADPPYTTDAAVRVAERWLAVPFARVLGVEHDARVALPGGGDSRKYGTTRVTFYRADDPAWAPAPEAAAAAAP encoded by the coding sequence GTGCGGATCGTCGCGGGGCGGTGGCGCGGACGCCCGATCGATGCGCCGCGCGACGCGCGCGTGCGCCCGACGTCGGACAAGGTGCGGGAGGCGTGGCTCAGCATCGTCGCGGCGGACGTCGCGGGCGCGGCGGCCGTCGACCTGTTCGCCGGCTCGGGCGCGTTAGGCATCGAGGCGCTCTCGCGCGGCGCGGCCTCCTGCGACTTCGTCGAGCTGAACGCGGCGTCGCTCCGCGCGCTCGGCGCGAACCTCGAGCGCGTCGCCGCCGGCGGCGCGGCCCGCGTGCGGCGCGGCGACGCGTTGCGGTTCGTCGAGGCGCTCCCGGCGTACGCCTACGACCTCGCGTTCGCCGACCCGCCGTACACGACCGACGCCGCGGTGCGCGTGGCCGAGCGGTGGCTCGCGGTCCCGTTCGCGCGCGTCCTCGGCGTCGAGCACGACGCGCGAGTCGCCTTGCCTGGGGGTGGTGATTCCCGCAAGTACGGGACGACGCGCGTCACGTTTTACCGGGCCGACGACCCGGCGTGGGCGCCAGCGCCGGAAGCCGCGGCGGCCGCGGCCCCGTGA
- a CDS encoding coproporphyrinogen III oxidase codes for MPDLYRHVYVHVPFCARRCVYCDFAIAVRARVPVDEYLDGVRRELEARFGPAPRAVDRAPITTLYMGGGTPSRLGGDGLARLVDVFRRWFVWDESAEVTAEANPDDVTADAVRSWRDAGITRLSIGAQTFDESALGWMRRSHARDAAERAVDIARAHGIDDLALDLIFALPEGVARDLDADLARLVALAPSHVSIYGLTVEPGTPLARWADRRAVDEADESRYEAEFLTAHDVLTAAGYEHYEVSNFARPGRRARHNSAYWSGVPYVGLGPSAHGFDGVVRRWNEPAYARWLSRVGRGEDPLAGCDPLDADARQTEAVYLGLRTADGLRIRQNERPRVRRWADAGWATLDGECARLTPLGWLRLDALAADLTAVRSRS; via the coding sequence GTGCCCGATCTGTACCGTCATGTCTACGTGCACGTCCCGTTTTGTGCGCGGCGTTGCGTGTATTGCGATTTCGCGATCGCGGTCCGCGCCCGCGTGCCCGTCGACGAGTACCTGGACGGCGTGCGGCGCGAGCTCGAGGCCCGCTTCGGGCCGGCACCGCGGGCCGTCGACCGCGCGCCGATCACGACGCTTTACATGGGCGGCGGTACGCCGTCGCGGCTGGGCGGCGACGGGCTCGCGCGACTGGTCGACGTGTTCAGGCGCTGGTTCGTGTGGGACGAAAGCGCCGAAGTGACAGCCGAAGCGAACCCGGACGACGTGACCGCGGACGCCGTCCGGTCCTGGCGCGACGCCGGCATCACGCGCCTGTCGATCGGCGCCCAAACGTTCGACGAGAGCGCGCTCGGCTGGATGCGGCGGTCCCACGCGCGCGACGCGGCGGAGCGCGCGGTCGACATCGCTCGCGCGCACGGCATCGACGACCTCGCCCTCGACCTCATCTTCGCGCTCCCGGAGGGAGTCGCGCGCGACCTGGACGCCGACCTCGCGCGGCTCGTGGCTCTCGCCCCGTCACACGTGTCGATCTACGGCTTGACGGTAGAACCCGGTACCCCGCTCGCGCGGTGGGCCGATCGGCGAGCGGTCGACGAAGCCGACGAGTCGCGGTACGAGGCGGAGTTCCTCACCGCGCACGACGTCCTGACCGCGGCGGGGTACGAGCACTACGAAGTATCGAACTTCGCCCGCCCCGGGCGCCGGGCGCGGCACAACTCGGCGTACTGGTCCGGGGTCCCGTACGTCGGACTCGGCCCGTCGGCGCACGGATTTGACGGCGTGGTCCGGCGCTGGAACGAACCTGCGTACGCGCGCTGGCTCTCGCGCGTCGGGCGCGGGGAGGATCCGCTCGCGGGCTGCGACCCGCTCGACGCGGACGCGCGCCAAACCGAGGCCGTCTACCTGGGTCTCCGCACTGCCGACGGTCTGCGAATCCGGCAGAACGAGCGCCCGCGCGTCCGACGCTGGGCCGACGCGGGGTGGGCCACGCTCGACGGAGAATGCGCTCGCCTCACGCCCCTCGGTTGGCTCCGGCTCGACGCCCTGGCCGCCGACTTGACAGCGGTCCGAAGTCGTTCGTAG
- the dnaJ_2 gene encoding chaperone protein DnaJ produces MADYYSTLGVARDASDDDLKKAYRKLAMQWHPDRNNGSAEATEKFKEITEAYDVLRDPQKRTAFDRYGEAGLRGAGGGGAYHHVDLSEALNIFMREAGFGGIGDLFGAGGRGGASGPRTGSDVKIDVPLTLAEVATGVDRTLTAKLLDSCDRCEGSGAEPGSKPTTCTTCGGSGEVRRAQRSFFGQFVSVAPCPTCAGEGTVIATPCKKCRGEGRVRAEKQVQLSVPAGVATGQYMTLRGQGNVGPRGGPRGDLVMLFDVEEDPRFERDGEDLYCEVLVGYPQLVLGADVAVPGVTGELSLRVPAATQSGQVFHLRGRGLPRVNASGVGDLHVRVQLWTPDHLTPREEELVRALGDASAEPPQKSHAKGFWGKMKEALRA; encoded by the coding sequence ATGGCCGACTACTACAGCACGCTCGGCGTCGCGCGCGACGCGTCCGACGACGACCTCAAGAAGGCGTACCGCAAGCTCGCGATGCAGTGGCACCCGGACCGCAACAACGGCTCGGCCGAGGCCACGGAGAAGTTCAAGGAAATCACGGAGGCGTACGACGTCCTGCGGGACCCGCAGAAGCGTACCGCGTTCGACCGCTACGGCGAGGCCGGCCTGCGCGGCGCGGGCGGCGGCGGCGCGTACCACCACGTCGACCTCTCCGAAGCGCTGAACATCTTCATGCGCGAGGCCGGCTTTGGGGGCATCGGCGACCTCTTCGGGGCGGGCGGCCGCGGCGGAGCGAGCGGGCCCCGCACGGGCTCGGACGTGAAGATCGACGTCCCGCTCACGCTCGCGGAGGTCGCGACCGGCGTCGACCGCACGCTCACGGCCAAGCTGCTCGACTCGTGCGACCGGTGTGAGGGGAGCGGCGCGGAGCCCGGCTCGAAGCCGACCACCTGCACGACGTGCGGCGGCTCGGGCGAGGTCCGCCGCGCGCAGCGGTCGTTCTTCGGCCAGTTCGTCTCGGTCGCGCCCTGCCCGACGTGCGCGGGCGAGGGGACCGTGATCGCGACGCCGTGTAAGAAGTGCCGCGGCGAGGGCCGCGTCCGCGCGGAGAAGCAGGTGCAGCTGTCAGTGCCGGCCGGCGTCGCCACGGGACAGTACATGACGCTCCGCGGGCAGGGTAACGTCGGGCCGCGCGGCGGGCCGCGCGGCGACCTCGTCATGCTCTTCGACGTCGAAGAAGACCCGCGGTTCGAGCGCGACGGCGAGGACCTCTACTGCGAGGTGCTCGTCGGCTACCCGCAGCTCGTGTTAGGCGCGGACGTCGCCGTGCCGGGCGTCACCGGCGAGCTGTCGCTCCGCGTGCCCGCCGCGACGCAGAGCGGGCAGGTGTTCCACCTCCGCGGCCGCGGCCTGCCCCGCGTGAACGCGAGCGGCGTGGGCGACCTGCACGTCCGCGTCCAGCTCTGGACGCCGGACCACCTCACCCCCCGCGAGGAGGAACTCGTCCGCGCGCTCGGCGACGCCTCCGCGGAGCCGCCGCAGAAGTCGCACGCGAAGGGGTTCTGGGGCAAGATGAAGGAGGCGTTGCGCGCGTGA
- the hrcA gene encoding heat-inducible transcription repressor HrcA: MHSELSDRERRVLAAVIQSYVATAEPAGSRMIARKFGLNVSPATIRNTMSDLEEKGFLFHPHTSAGRVPTHKAYRVYVDALIHVPALEAADQDRLSEHLATAPAAGQVDTIDAILRRAAQSLGVLTQELGVAVGPQLDAAALRQIDLVRLASDRLLVVFTLDRGAVRTVFVEVPGEIADDAVREVARVLNERLAGRTMAELRGTLAERLRDAPPTADAADLLNIFVAGAGPLIEPDAGPGAPALVMGQPSLLADQPEFASGPEMRRLLELTETREDLARLLTRRAGHTAGLSITIGSEHDDPRLAPFTVVTAEYRAAGLSGVIGVIGPTRMPYEKVIALVSHTSRLVSDLLH; encoded by the coding sequence ATGCATTCAGAGCTCTCCGACCGCGAGCGCCGCGTGCTCGCGGCGGTGATTCAGAGCTACGTCGCCACGGCGGAGCCCGCCGGCTCGCGGATGATCGCGCGCAAGTTCGGACTCAACGTTTCGCCGGCGACGATCCGGAATACGATGAGCGACCTGGAAGAGAAGGGGTTCCTCTTCCACCCGCACACGTCCGCCGGCCGCGTCCCGACGCACAAGGCGTATCGCGTCTACGTCGACGCGCTCATCCACGTCCCGGCGCTCGAGGCCGCCGACCAGGACCGGCTGAGCGAGCACCTCGCGACCGCACCGGCCGCCGGGCAGGTCGACACGATCGACGCCATCCTCCGCCGCGCCGCGCAGTCGCTCGGCGTGCTCACACAGGAACTCGGCGTCGCCGTCGGCCCGCAGCTCGACGCCGCCGCGCTGCGCCAGATCGACCTCGTCCGCCTCGCGAGCGACCGATTGCTCGTCGTCTTCACGCTCGACCGCGGGGCGGTGCGGACCGTGTTCGTCGAGGTGCCGGGCGAGATCGCGGACGACGCGGTGCGCGAAGTCGCGCGCGTGCTGAACGAGCGCCTCGCGGGCCGCACGATGGCCGAGCTTCGCGGCACGCTCGCCGAGCGGCTGCGCGACGCGCCGCCGACGGCCGACGCGGCCGACCTGTTGAACATCTTCGTCGCCGGCGCCGGCCCGCTCATCGAGCCCGACGCGGGCCCCGGCGCCCCCGCGCTCGTCATGGGGCAGCCCTCGCTGCTCGCAGACCAGCCGGAATTCGCGAGCGGCCCCGAGATGCGCCGCCTCCTCGAGCTCACCGAGACCCGCGAAGATCTCGCGCGACTCCTCACCCGCCGCGCCGGGCACACCGCCGGGCTCTCGATCACGATCGGCAGCGAGCACGACGACCCGCGGCTCGCGCCGTTCACCGTCGTGACCGCGGAGTACCGCGCCGCCGGGCTGAGCGGCGTCATCGGCGTGATCGGGCCGACGCGGATGCCGTACGAAAAGGTGATCGCCCTCGTCAGCCACACCTCGCGGCTCGTCTCCGACCTCCTGCACTGA
- the hit gene encoding histidine triad nucleotide-binding protein produces the protein MPLMSETCLFCRIVAGEIPAQIVAQNDQCIAFRDVAPQAPLHVLVVPRAHVASLSAGEDAAMIGAVAMLAAQVARDAGYAERGFRTVVNDGPDAGQTVSHLHMHVLAGRPLAWPPG, from the coding sequence TTGCCGCTCATGTCTGAAACCTGCCTCTTCTGCCGGATCGTCGCGGGCGAGATCCCGGCGCAGATCGTCGCCCAGAACGATCAGTGCATCGCGTTCCGCGACGTCGCGCCGCAGGCGCCGCTGCACGTGCTCGTCGTGCCGCGCGCGCACGTCGCGTCGCTCAGTGCTGGCGAGGACGCCGCGATGATCGGCGCGGTCGCCATGCTCGCCGCGCAGGTCGCGCGCGACGCGGGCTACGCCGAGCGCGGCTTCCGCACGGTCGTGAATGACGGCCCGGATGCCGGCCAGACCGTGTCGCATCTGCACATGCACGTCCTCGCCGGGCGCCCGCTCGCCTGGCCGCCGGGCTGA
- the pta gene encoding phosphate acetyltransferase, protein MSVASAFLDSVRARAAARPRRVAFAESGDARTRDAVRRLLAERVVRPVLVVDGDARDVAELAAAGADVVDVREHDVRERVVAHLLARRAAKGLTADAAVALASRPLYVADVLVATGACDGAVAGAVHTTADVLRAALWTVGPATPGGTVSSAFYMAVGDFRGDGDEVLTFTDCAVVPEPTAEQLVDIARAAAADRTRIVGDVPRVAFLSYSTCGSGGDGATVRRVQRAAAALRDALPGLAVDGDLQADAALVADVGRRKAPGSPVAGAANVLVFPSLDAGNIGYKLVQRLARAAAVGPILQGLARPCSDLSRGASSDDIVHVAAITALQAADVAAREAPPDAAAAVPPTARTPTESPP, encoded by the coding sequence GTGAGCGTCGCGTCCGCGTTCCTCGACTCGGTCCGCGCGCGCGCCGCGGCCCGGCCCCGCCGCGTCGCCTTCGCCGAGTCGGGCGACGCGCGCACGCGCGACGCGGTGCGCCGCCTGCTCGCGGAGCGCGTCGTACGCCCGGTGCTCGTCGTCGACGGCGACGCGCGCGACGTGGCGGAACTCGCCGCGGCGGGGGCGGACGTCGTCGACGTGCGCGAACACGACGTGCGCGAACGCGTCGTCGCGCACCTGCTCGCCCGCCGCGCAGCGAAGGGACTGACGGCCGACGCGGCCGTCGCACTCGCGTCGCGTCCGCTCTACGTCGCCGACGTGCTCGTCGCAACAGGCGCGTGCGACGGCGCGGTCGCCGGCGCGGTGCACACGACCGCGGACGTGCTGCGGGCGGCGCTCTGGACGGTCGGTCCCGCGACGCCCGGGGGCACGGTGTCGAGCGCCTTCTACATGGCGGTCGGCGACTTCCGCGGCGACGGTGACGAGGTGCTGACGTTCACCGACTGCGCGGTGGTCCCGGAGCCGACGGCCGAGCAGCTCGTCGACATCGCGCGCGCGGCCGCGGCCGACCGGACGCGCATCGTCGGCGACGTGCCGCGCGTCGCCTTTCTGTCGTACTCGACGTGCGGCAGCGGCGGTGACGGCGCGACCGTCCGCCGCGTCCAGCGTGCGGCGGCCGCGCTGCGCGACGCGCTCCCAGGACTCGCCGTGGACGGAGACTTGCAAGCCGACGCCGCGCTCGTGGCCGACGTCGGACGTCGCAAGGCGCCGGGCAGTCCGGTCGCGGGCGCGGCGAACGTGCTGGTCTTCCCGTCGCTCGACGCCGGGAACATCGGGTACAAGCTCGTGCAGCGCCTCGCGCGCGCCGCCGCCGTCGGACCGATCCTGCAGGGGCTCGCGCGGCCGTGCAGCGACCTCTCCCGCGGCGCGTCGTCCGACGACATCGTTCACGTGGCCGCGATCACCGCGCTGCAGGCGGCCGACGTGGCCGCGCGCGAGGCGCCGCCCGACGCCGCAGCCGCCGTCCCCCCGACAGCTCGCACCCCAACAGAATCGCCCCCATGA
- a CDS encoding aspartyl-tRNA amidotransferase subunit B: MSELADRLQADLNASRKAQDKPLTLVLGSLLADVKNRRIELRRDPTDDEVIDLVRRGIKRRRESVEMYRTGGREDLEAKESAEIAILERYLPPAVDEAEIRAAARAVVSGGAGNLGAIMGRLIGQYKGRVDGSVLNRIAREELAAGMS, translated from the coding sequence ATGTCCGAACTCGCCGACCGTCTCCAGGCCGACCTCAACGCCTCGCGCAAGGCGCAGGACAAGCCGCTCACGCTCGTGCTCGGCTCGCTGCTCGCGGACGTGAAGAACCGGCGCATCGAACTGCGCCGGGATCCGACCGACGACGAGGTGATCGACCTCGTCCGGCGCGGCATCAAACGCCGCCGCGAGTCGGTCGAGATGTACCGCACCGGCGGCCGTGAGGACCTCGAAGCCAAGGAGTCGGCCGAGATCGCGATCCTCGAACGCTACCTGCCGCCCGCGGTCGACGAGGCCGAGATCCGCGCCGCCGCCCGCGCGGTGGTGAGCGGCGGGGCGGGGAACCTCGGCGCGATCATGGGCCGCCTGATAGGCCAGTACAAGGGTCGGGTCGACGGCTCGGTGCTCAACCGGATCGCGCGCGAGGAGCTGGCCGCCGGCATGAGCTGA
- a CDS encoding ribosomal RNA small subunit methyltransferase E: MTWDGAGDVRPTVASFVASGPIAAGRIALGDAAAHHARVRRLADGDRVTVRDGAGSVGQGRVARLAKHTLDIEVEHVDQVAAPAPVHLLAPVGDRERMLWLAEKAVEVGVTSWRAVRWQRSRSVSPRGEGDAFVAKLRARMAQALAQSEGAWLPTVDDAAELDDVVERLPSGVRVLLDGAGGPFATTADASVRDGLCLAVGPEGGLEAKEIARCEAAGFRRASLPGNVLRFETAGVVGLAFARHAVERARD; encoded by the coding sequence GTGACGTGGGACGGCGCGGGCGACGTCCGGCCGACGGTCGCCTCGTTCGTCGCGTCCGGTCCGATCGCCGCCGGCCGGATCGCTCTGGGCGACGCCGCCGCCCACCACGCACGCGTGCGACGCCTTGCCGACGGCGACCGCGTGACGGTTCGCGACGGCGCCGGCTCGGTCGGCCAGGGGCGCGTCGCGCGGCTTGCGAAGCACACGCTCGACATCGAGGTCGAACACGTCGACCAGGTTGCCGCACCCGCCCCCGTGCATCTCCTCGCGCCCGTCGGAGACCGAGAGCGGATGCTCTGGCTCGCCGAGAAGGCCGTCGAGGTCGGGGTGACGAGCTGGCGCGCGGTGCGATGGCAGCGGTCGCGTAGCGTGTCACCCCGCGGGGAGGGTGACGCGTTCGTCGCCAAGCTGCGTGCGCGCATGGCGCAGGCGCTCGCGCAGTCGGAGGGGGCGTGGCTGCCGACGGTGGACGACGCGGCCGAGTTGGACGACGTCGTGGAGCGACTCCCGTCTGGCGTGCGCGTGCTGCTCGACGGGGCCGGCGGTCCGTTCGCGACGACCGCCGACGCGAGCGTGCGCGACGGCCTGTGTCTCGCGGTCGGGCCGGAGGGCGGCCTGGAGGCGAAGGAGATCGCGCGTTGCGAGGCGGCCGGCTTTCGTCGCGCGTCGCTGCCCGGCAACGTCCTGCGGTTCGAAACGGCCGGCGTGGTCGGACTCGCGTTCGCACGCCACGCGGTCGAACGCGCGCGCGATTAG